Within the Medicago truncatula cultivar Jemalong A17 chromosome 4, MtrunA17r5.0-ANR, whole genome shotgun sequence genome, the region CTATCTTGTCACTAACTTTTCCATACATGAAGTATTCAGGAGCAAGATAACCAAATGTTCCGACTACATCTTCTTGTGTCAAAAAGGATGTTGTTGTTGGTCCCCATATTGCAAGTCCAAAATCAGACAACTGCAACAAAAAggacaaaattattattattcatgagTGACACAATCAATTTTCTACATAATGTTTTTTCACTTTGATTGACTAAAAATTGTATCAACTAAATTTAGTCGTGACAACTTTCTAAGTGGTTAACGTAGTTCAAATGCATTGTTAAGTTCATTAGATAGTTAATGGATACATCAGATGTCGAAACTCATTAGCTACAAATTTGGACGCGATTAACTAAAATTTTCATGTGTTCAAATCTACATGTagttgaacacctaaatattaTAGTTAACCGCGTGCAAATTCATGAGTTTTAACATATGGTATATCTATTAACCATCTATTGGATGTAATTaaaaagttgtaagttgtctaaATTTGGTTGTCCAAAAATCTTTTCTCTTTACAAAATAGTTATTTCAATGCtaattgatgtaaaaaaattgattacttGTGGCTCAAGCTCCTTGGAAAGAAGAATGTTTGAAGACTTGACATCTCTATGTATGACATGCTTCGAAGCTTCTGTGTGTAGGTAATCAAGGGCCTCAGCTACTCCAACAGCTACATTAAATCTCACTTCCCATGACAAAAGAGATCCATCATTGTTTTTTCCTGCATCtatttataaaattcatataaGCATCTTTTCCATTTACAACAATTTATATGATggttgaaaagtgaaaacagaAAATGCACTCAAACTCTTACCATGTAGATTTTCCTCTAAGCTTCCTTTAGGGAAATACTCATAAACAGATATTAAAGTATTGTTCTCTATGCAAATTCCAAGTAGTTGAGTAATGTTTTTGTGCTTCAATGATGATATTATTTCCATCTCAAAGGCAAAATCTTTCCATGCTTCTTTTGATGATCGCAATACTTTAACTGCAATTGGTTTTCCATCAGGGAGAATTCCTTTATACACACGGTTGCTTCCTCCTTTCCCAATCAAATTTTCTGCAAAAGAACACAAGGTTATATAGTgttataatactaataaaacaCAGTTTGCTTATCTACGTTACATCATATATCTATCTTTCATCAACTGGTTGCAGGAGTACGATATGctagtttatttaaaaattgaggAAGATGATATTAAGAATCATGGTTCCAACCTGAAGAGAATTGACTAGTACAAGACTTGAGAGACTCAAGGCTGAGCCACTTGCAATTGAGTGAATTTACATTCAATATCCCTTCTAGGACTTTTGGGAGTACAACTGATGTAGGTAAATGATTTTTGAAGCTCTCGTCCTCAAGACTGTCACTTATGCTCCTCTCGAATGGATTTTCGTCTGAGGAAGATGATTGAGGACTACTACGCGGTGAACGATCTGGTAAGCTCATTACCCATTGTACTACCGAAATACCCTTTCCATGATGACTATGTGAGATGTCTGAATTCGATTTGCGGAGTAGAGGCCATCCAAGCTTCCTCTTAGAAGGATCGTCTGCAAACATGGATATCGATCGTGACTTGTGCCTTTCTGATTCGTCAAATGTTTCTTCTTTCGATTCCTTGATGTTTTGGTGTGGTGATTCCTCACTCAGGTTATCTATACTTGTTAAACTTGACCTTGGATCTAATATAAGACTACCTGTCACGAATGGAAACAAAACTTTACGATACTTTCTTTATCTACTGAGTCACTAATGATATAACTTCTCTATGAGACTAATATTTGGAGCATGTTTGAATTGgtttatttgaacttatttgctagcataagcacttgtgagcaTGCTTGATAGAATAAAActaatgaaaacaatttaagagatttccataagctcttgaagataatttataaaaacaacatatagtttatatgaaattttttgactttattttatcttttgttgtgGAAATAACTTATACACAAGCACTTATAAGATAGtcacttatgctataagcgaTGAATTAAAATGTTTATCCAATCATGGCCTAAGCCTAATTAAGGGTACAAATATGAACCTGGTGGTCGTTTATTGTTGCACCTCCCGAAGACGATTCTTGAATCTTGGATGGCTAGAACATTGGTGGTGGGTGGAAGACGTTTGGCGCAATATTTGGCTGTGGCAGCGTTACCCCTGCAATTGAAACATGTTTTGAGTCTTCCAAATGAACCAAACCAGgcaaaacaaatcataaaaaccaaataacaaaattttctGAAATACAATCTCCACATACCCTACCACTAAAGCCAAAGCATCCTGGTTTTTTGCTTCTCTAACAAGAATGTTTTTAATGGACTTCCCTGTTATGATTTGACTAGAAAGACCAACCtaaaaatccaaacaaacaacataaatttTCCAACCCCcattattgaaaagaaaacaaaaataaggtGGAAAAAAAAGGTTTACCTTTTTCACATCACACAAGCCTTCATAAACCTCTAAATATCCATCTATTAGGCTCTTGTTTTTAGAAACATAATCTGCATTGAAGTAACTTATTTCACTACTACCAAGTACAAAATTTACAATACACAAGGAGAAAGCAATTCATAGTAGGTTTGACAGAATCACGACGAGTCATCCGGATTTGCAAAAGTCAATGGCTCACCGTAATTTTGTCAAACGTCACAATGATATCAAACATGCACATAGAAGTCATGAAATTTACCTGAGCTTTTAGTTTTAACTACATGAACAGCAATAACACAATCACCAGGTTCAGCAACTTTAACAATAGCCCAATTGAGAAGCTGTCTGCTATGGCTATCTATTCTAATCCCAACCAACACAAACCTCTTTTCAACTGTCATTGTGTTATGTTCTGCCCTTTGTTCAATCACCAAAACTCATTCTCTGCAAAATATAACTACTGTTATGTTTGAAACTTCAATCTAACACATGGAAATACTATTTTTGTGAATGTTAATAAGACATATTTatggtgagagagagagagagagatgggtGAAAAGgacattgaaaatgaaaatcacaTGACCTATTGAATGTAAATAAAACCAGTAAAAAAGAACATAGCATTAAAGTATTGTAGAATAAGACAAtataagacaaataaaaaaagtacctAAATGTTGTAAGAAGACAACATGCATGCTTTTTAACTGAATGTACCGCATAATTACATCAACAATTCTACCTGCttcaactaaattatttttcttgaatAGAATAACGAGGAGACAAATCATGTTTTGAATATGTGTGTTGTTAAATTGTTACATTAAACAAGATGTTAAAATTGGAaagtaatgaaaaaaaaaactaagacaaAGGAAGTGTCGGTAATGAAAAAACATTGCTGCGAAAAGCAAGGATAACGAATTGTGcagattttgtttgattgattcaattttgttttgtacaATGTTTGGTTTTATTGTTTGATTATAATATCTGTAACATTAACCGCAAGTGAAAATTTGTTAGGAGAGTGTGACCGGACATTTTCACGGGAACTCTTATATCCGTTCATGTTACATGAACGGATGAAACACTATTTAACGAATATCACGGGGCTCACAAACCATTGCATTAGATTTGGATCTTTTGATTGCAAGGTTAATTAGTTAGTtggaatttttaattattattatatttattaactattataattaattgattgtttttctttaaataataagTAACTATTATTTGATCGATTAATTTTTAGGGATGACAATTGGACCCAGTTCAATGGATATCCGTAAAAAATATCTATGATGGAGAGATAAATACCCGCATTGTTGGGTATGAGCCTATACCCGCATTGTTGGATATGAGCCTGAACTCGAATGATTACCTGCATTGTTGGGTCCACCTTACCCATGTCCGCATATTATATAGACTATACCAATAATTTGATGTAATATTAAAGTtagttaattaatattaaatctttgatatttattataatatgcacttgttttttttatattttaaatgctttttatttggctaaataatATTTCGCTAAGTATACTACCGCTTCATAAAGttgataatttgaagaaaaagaatacaACGGAAACAAACTTCATGATAAAAGTTGTTTTGCACCGATTTAaaaagatttatatattttaccaAAGAGAAGAGTTTAACTAATAGCTTGTGGAGAAGATAGGATTCTCTAGAGTAGGGGGCCTAATTCTAGAGTTGAAATCTTTTCTATTTGCTACAATAAATTATAATGTCCATTACTATACTTTTTGTATAAATACATAACATACATGCacgtatttttaaaatatatgacaATAGTTGTACGGTAAATTTAGcttagttggtaaggacaatgcaaaatatatgcaaggtttggtGTTTGAATCCCGACCATcaccaaaaaaagaatatatgacATTAATCACCAAAACTATAGTCATTTATTGTAGATTTGTAGCAAATGGAAAAGATATTAACTCCTAATTCTAAATCTATACCTCATTCCTAGcggaataattaaaatttacaatttacaAGCACGACAAGCAAAATACTCTTAAAATTTCATACATAGTGCAAAATGCTCCTTGCAAAAATTGTTAGGTAGTTTACATTTCTTTTATGACGTGAGTGTAATTGGATGCATGTGATGTGTAAAAAACAAGttgtaaatttctttttaaatagtgGTGTGAATTTCTTTATAGAACCAAACAAACGAAAAGGACTAGATACCTTAAAGTATAGTATGCTTTATAGCAGCCACCGCTAGCTCAACAAGAATGGAACAGTTGAAGAGATTCCGTGTGACAAATGAAAATATCACTTTGAACATGTTTGTTTAATAAGGTTGATTGGCAATAAAATCAAAGTTGGACACgttaaaaaatcatattctatTACAACCCTCATTAATCTAAAGCCTAAAGTATTACCTTTCAGGTTCAATACATGCCAcgatttttctttgttagaCATTTTTCTTTGGTGAGAAAAGAGACTTATAATCTTCTGCATTATCTGATATTAGGTACAACAGAAAATGTAcgtttttgtttggtttgttgtGACTAGAGTTTAgccttttttattattgatttgtCGAATAAACGGTGATGTATACGtcataatagaaaataaaagcatTGTATAGTTGAATCCACTAATGTCATAGTTCCATCAGTTTCTTTTCCTCTAAAATCAGATGCGATCCGTGCATAATTGCTGAGAGTTATAAAGCATGGATACTTCAAAACAGAAACTTATATGTGTCAGTATCGGATATCATTACTTGGATACTCGCGGATACGTACCCATGAAGTATcggaaataattattttaatttttaaaaaatatattattgaatacTAGTGTGATACTCTATAAATACACAAGGACATTTATAAGACACTTCACATATACGTATcctagaaaaaaaatgaagggtaAAATAGTGAGACAATGTTGTGAAGATTCAGCAGagatgtatatgattcaattttagatatgcATCAATAGAATTGTTTCTCAATATTGAACCActtaaaatatactttttgtGGATGAAGGTAACAAAAGAGAGGTGATTTAGTTAATTAATATCagataaaatttgtgttgagtTCTTTTAATGATGCTTATCTCGATATCCcaacatatgaaaatataatatggtttataagaaaactttacattttttatttattttgatcacgtgtattatttttaaaaaattatgacttttataataataatataattatgaaGAGTACTCaaagtttattttcttcaagtattttacacatatataagttttattataaaaaaattgttaattctataattaaaaaaaaaaaaacagcgtATCCTCGTATTCATATTGTATTGTACTCGCACCCGTACCCGTATATGAGCTTCAAAGGCTGAGACTAATATCTTGAGTTTTAGAATTCAAATGAACAATGAACTTTTAAGTAAGACTGCCattcgggattcgaacccaaAACTTTGGTTAAATTaagaagaataaaattaaaaaatataaacatcaagCAGTTCAAGCCTCACAATCGCAAGAGTTCCCCACAGGGCTTTAGAACAGTGAATATACAATCAGGTACATCACATGATGAGAATGAATGATGTTATATATGGCCTACTCAACTACGTCTTTTTGGAGTATTATTTGTTGGAAGAATATTGATGGCAT harbors:
- the LOC11442813 gene encoding PTI1-like tyrosine-protein kinase 1 isoform X2, encoding MTVEKRFVLVGIRIDSHSRQLLNWAIVKVAEPGDCVIAVHVVKTKSSDYVSKNKSLIDGYLEVYEGLCDVKKVGLSSQIITGKSIKNILVREAKNQDALALVVGGNAATAKYCAKRLPPTTNVLAIQDSRIVFGRCNNKRPPGSLILDPRSSLTSIDNLSEESPHQNIKESKEETFDESERHKSRSISMFADDPSKRKLGWPLLRKSNSDISHSHHGKGISVVQWVMSLPDRSPRSSPQSSSSDENPFERSISDSLEDESFKNHLPTSVVLPKVLEGILNVNSLNCKWLSLESLKSCTSQFSSENLIGKGGSNRVYKGILPDGKPIAVKVLRSSKEAWKDFAFEMEIISSLKHKNITQLLGICIENNTLISVYEYFPKGSLEENLHGKNNDGSLLSWEVRFNVAVGVAEALDYLHTEASKHVIHRDVKSSNILLSKELEPQLSDFGLAIWGPTTTSFLTQEDVVGTFGYLAPEYFMYGKVSDKIDVYAFGVVLLELISGREPISSEPCKGQESLVAWAKPIIESGDIKGLLDPKLEGKFDETQMKRMVLAASLCIARAARLRPKFNQILKILKGNNEDEYCFNEYSENEENIDDEVYPNSSTELHLTLALLGVDDDNTSCSSTDHSYSENLKDQWSRSLSFN
- the LOC11442813 gene encoding PTI1-like tyrosine-protein kinase 1 isoform X1, which codes for MTVEKRFVLVGIRIDSHSRQLLNWAIVKVAEPGDCVIAVHVVKTKSSDYVSKNKSLIDGYLEVYEGLCDVKKVGLSSQIITGKSIKNILVREAKNQDALALVVGGNAATAKYCAKRLPPTTNVLAIQDSRIVFGRCNNKRPPGSLILDPRSSLTSIDNLSEESPHQNIKESKEETFDESERHKSRSISMFADDPSKRKLGWPLLRKSNSDISHSHHGKGISVVQWVMSLPDRSPRSSPQSSSSDENPFERSISDSLEDESFKNHLPTSVVLPKVLEGILNVNSLNCKWLSLESLKSCTSQFSSENLIGKGGSNRVYKGILPDGKPIAVKVLRSSKEAWKDFAFEMEIISSLKHKNITQLLGICIENNTLISVYEYFPKGSLEENLHDAGKNNDGSLLSWEVRFNVAVGVAEALDYLHTEASKHVIHRDVKSSNILLSKELEPQLSDFGLAIWGPTTTSFLTQEDVVGTFGYLAPEYFMYGKVSDKIDVYAFGVVLLELISGREPISSEPCKGQESLVAWAKPIIESGDIKGLLDPKLEGKFDETQMKRMVLAASLCIARAARLRPKFNQILKILKGNNEDEYCFNEYSENEENIDDEVYPNSSTELHLTLALLGVDDDNTSCSSTDHSYSENLKDQWSRSLSFN